A window of the Lolium perenne isolate Kyuss_39 chromosome 7, Kyuss_2.0, whole genome shotgun sequence genome harbors these coding sequences:
- the LOC139833513 gene encoding uncharacterized protein, which produces MGRRRFLNLVVREYGSRIYSLCRLDPSKHLFYPSAAAAQEATKSAPLSDAKSNAKKTQKNRGSGGVSTMASTTAAGTTFCNRPPRTEINFQESPTLGIAFAWVTASRGRDSSDPAAYHMFASLLGDGGGGGESGSADDVVHFADASGHTAVYDAGTKSVVTMPSSSIRVAMETATLSTTTSEGESCLYVMDLAPNPWANHDPCRFEALVYRRDDLSHPPVRPYYAMMGWRWYRRALQSPPFLADPEYRRTRNKMPAYALGTYAFDTAEQEWRHAGKWLLPFAGRAELVPELGLWFGLSASSPHGSLCALDLSNATSADMEDSERPASALRHSWDVDLGLPEGCNGWLPFAEHLVNLGAGRFCVARCFEPVKRKKTDAEITVLTGVEVSRCEDDGEDAVRMTKHRSMVYRLQNHSIKHVF; this is translated from the exons ATGGGTCGCCGTCGGTTTCTGAATCTGGTGGTGCGCGAGTACGGCAGCCGCATCTATTCCCTGTGCCGCCTTGACCCCTCCAAGCACCTCTTCTACCCATCAGCAGCTGCAGCGCAAGAAGCAACGAAATCAGCGCCGTTATCAGATGCCAAATCGAACGCGAAGAAGACCCAGAAGAATCGTGGATCAGGAGGAGTGTCGACCATGGCGTCAACGACGGCAGCAGGGACCACCTTCTGCAACCGTCCGCCCAGGACAGAGATCAACTTCCAGGAATCCCCCACCCTCGGGATAGCCTTCGCCTGGGTTACCGCGTCGCGAGGGcgagattccagcgatcccgccgcctACCACATGTTCGCTTCGTTACTTGGAgacgggggaggaggaggagagagcGGGAGTGCCGACGACGTAGTCCACTTCGCCGACGCTTCCGGCCACACCGCGGTTTACGACGCGGGCACCAAGTCCGTCGTGACCATGCCTAGCTCCAGCATCCGTGTGGCGATGGAGACCGCCACCCTCTCCACGACCACGTCGGAGGGTGAGTCGTGCCTCTACGTGATGGACCTGGCACCAAACCCCTGGGCCAACCACGACCCCTGCCGCTTCGAGGCCCTCGTGTACCGCAGGGACGACCTCTCCCACCCGCCGGTCAGGCCGTACTACGCCATGATGGGGTGGCGGTGGTACAGGCGCGCCCTCCAGTCGCCGCCGTTCCTCGCTGACCCCGAGTACCGGAGGACAAGGAATAAGATGCCGGCCTAC GCCCTCGGCACCTATGCCTTCGACACAGCGGAGCAGGAGTGGAGGCATGCCGGTAAGTGGTTGCTGCCGTTCGCCGGCAGGGCCGAGCTCGTCCCTGAGCTCGGCCTCTGGTTCGGCCTCTCGGCCTCGAGCCCCCACGGTTCTCTCTGCGCTCTGGACCTCTCCAATGCCACCAGCGCCGACATGGAAGACTCAGAGCGGCCTGCATCTGCGTTGCGGCACAGCTGGGATGTCGACCTCGGCCTGCCCGAGGGGTGCAACGGCTGGCTGCCGTTCGCGGAGCACCTGGTGAACCTAGGTGCCGGCAGGTTCTGCGTGGCCAGGTGCTTCGAGCCAGTGAAGCGCAAGAAGACGGACGCAGAGATCACCGTCTTGACCGGTGTTGAGGTATCGCGTTGTGAAGACGACGGCGAGGATGCAGTACGGATGACCAAGCACAGATCGATGGTTTACAGGCTCCAAAACCATAGCATCAAGCACGTGTTCTGA